The following nucleotide sequence is from Aspergillus luchuensis IFO 4308 DNA, chromosome 1, nearly complete sequence.
ACGCTTTCGCTCGTTATCGCAACCACCTCGGACTGCCGGCCATTTCTATAGGCTACGGAATGATTTCAGAAGTAGGATACTTGCACGAGCACGCAGACATCGAAGCGCTCATGAAGCGTGCAGGCGTCCACCCCATCAACGAAAACGAACTAATCCAGATTATGAATCTGGCTCTCGTTAACCAAAGGCCATGTACATGGGACCCTCGATACGATCACCTGGCAGGAAGCCACATTCTCACCGGTGTGGAATTCACCAGTCTCCAGGAGCAGCGGGAACGAGGATTCGAGGGTGATAACCATGTCCTTGCTGATCCTCGCGCGGCATTGTTCACTGCGTCCTTTGCCCGCGGCGCCGCGGGCGAGGGCAAAAGCGAAACACAGAATGCGGCGGCGCAACTCCCTGGGGATATTGCACGGGCGCTACGCGATAACCAGAATATGGAGTCTTGTCTTGATGCACTTCGGGCTGTTGTGTCGAAGAAAATTTCAAATCTTATTCTTCTGCCAGAGAATGACCTGAAAGCGGATCAGCCTCTGGGTGACTCTGGCTTGGATTCTATGCTAGCTGCTGAGTTTCGGACCTTTGTTTTCCGCATGTTTGAGGTTGACATTCCATTTGTTGTGCTTTTGAAGAGGAGTACTACGGTTAATCATCTGGTTGATATAATTGCCCAGGGTCTGCGAGCGAGTGCTTAGATGTCTTTGTTGCTAgtcaggatgaagaagcggtACAGTTGACAACAATAAGAGAATGCTAGTTGGAGACAGATTCAATGATCGACGAAGGGCTAGGATGGTCCTTCCGAATTTGTGGCATCTATCCCGAAATCCATTGGTTCAGTCTAATGATCTTTCAGTGGATATATTACcatgaagataatatttGATCTCGATAGACTTATCTACCTTCCGAGTTTAAAGGAATGGCGACCGGTAGATGTAACAATTATGACCCCCGAGGCGATTAGAcaacattcttcttcctggaagCACAGCTGGGCTAATGTAACCATGCCATTCCAGGGTTCAAATACGATACGAAACAATTCTTGATAAGCTCAGAAGTGCTACCCCACAATCGGAATATAGGCGGTCTATCTCTCTGAGTCCCGATTAGCACAGCCAAGTGTGAAAGAATGGCATGCCTCCTGGTATAAATATCCGCGGAGCTCAGCTCAAAAACCCGCGGAGCTGTCCTCTGGTATGGGAATGTCGGACGCAAGCGGCGAAACGTCGTAATATCTGTGGACAAACCTCGCCTTATGTCTCATTCTGCAATCAAGACACATGCTACTGCTACAGTTTTCCGGGCTATTCTCGCTGTTGCGTCAGTGTCATTGCTGTCGCAAGAGGCCGTCCGAGCATGAAGCTACCCCATGACACATGACATTCCCGAAACCCGGGGGGCTCGGCTCCAAGGCGAACTTCATTTGGAATAATTTCATCGAATGAGCAGCCATTGATAAGCCTCGGGGAGCTTATTGGAATGCTATCTTATCGCTGATCATTCTGTCATCATGCCGGGGTATCTATCGACGACGGAAGCGGAAAACAGAATCAGCGCAATGAGTCGTGAAGTCATCGATATTGATACTGTAGTGTCTTCACCTCTGTATATAAAGCGCACGCGACCTCTAGCTAGTATTGGTTCCCTAGGCATCAGTCTCAATTTCGTTGATTTTCGTGGTCAATATCCCATAACGTATCAGAGGGTCTTCAGTTAGACTCTTCCATCCCAACTTTTTCTATCTCCGTAAGCTACTGCACAGCCAAGTCGTTCTTCCgacacttcctcctctcctaaACAACTCAACCTACCGGTAATCTCCAACAACTACAAGATGGCTTCCGAAGTGGCGTACATGCACCCAGCCCCGGCCGTCGAGCCGCTCGTGAAGGATGCCCACGCTGCGTTCACTGAGCCCTTTGCCCACGATGCCGTCCGCGCGATTATATCGCAGAAGATTTCCAACCTAATTCTTCTGCCTGAGACCGATCTGGATGCGAACCAGCTTCTGAACGAGGCTGGTATGGGTTCCATGCTGACTGCCGAGCTTCGGATGTTTATCCACCGCACTTTCGAAGTCGATGTCCCCTTCGACGTGCTTTTCAAGAAGGCAACTTTGAACAACCTGACCGATATGATCGCCCAGGATTTGCAGGCTAGTGCTTAGGCACTTCGTTGTCGCGCCTTATTGTTGGGCTGACGCGACCGGAGATGGTTCCATAATGAATAGTGGTAATGTTAGTAATGATATGGATGTGGTTGACCACTCGAGGGTATATTTCTTGATTCGGAAATTTTGTAGGACCTTCGTAGAGACAAGACATTATGAAGCCAGATTGTCTGGCAAAGTGCCATTCTGAACAAAAGGGGGAGAGCATCAGGTCTAAGTGATGGCTTTGAACCCTTTCTGCTGTCACTTTCACGCTCTCACACCATCGCTGTTTCATCCTCGCTGGCATCTCGCCCCCATTTGGAAAAGGGTCCTGCTGACATGCTATTTTCAAATCCCTGTGCAGCCATTGGGGTCCATTTCTTCCAGCTCGTATTCTAGAGAGTCCCACGGACTCCTTCCGTTACTTTTAGCGTGATGTTTGTTTTTTCCCTGGCTAAGCGaacaccatcatcgccaatggGCTTCATACTACGCGATCATATTCATCTCGCGTACCAAACTAACAAAAGTCAACGAGAAGAATCTTCACTGCTAGAGAAAACCGGATGAGACATTTCCAATCACGATGCTCTTTCTGTCTTAAAAACCAAAACAATGCTGATCCTTTCCTGTTATTTCATTCAGGAACCGAAGATTGCTATCGGCCCGCTAAGTGGAGATCTTGCGAACGTGGATGACGCTCACCGACCAGCCCTAAGCCCGCCGGGTCATTCCGCCACGTACTGAGGCGCAAAAGAAAACTACTGTATGAGACAGAAAAGTACTGTATGACCCGAAGAGTTGTGCAAAGTACTGTATTGCAGAGAGGACcgttgaagagagaaattcgTATATCAAACCATCGTGAGTAAGTGAGGTGTTGTGGCTGTCATTGTGTGCCGAGCGGGCACTAGTCTCGGCCCGATGGCGATCCCGGCAGGGGTTACCGAACCCCATCCCACAAACACCCAAGAAACAGCGACAATTTTCAGCGACTATGACTTTCGCCCAAggatcccagcagcaagaaaacgcCGCAGGCGCGGcctcgacggagaggaaaatgagccGATCGCGAACCCTGAATTTGCGACCGGCGGAGAAAGCAACGGGCGGGTGACGAACCAAGACGTCCGACAGTATTTCAACAGCTTCAATGAGGCACTCAAACACCAGACTGAAATAATTGAGACAGTGAGGGCGGAGGTCCAAGAACTGAAAGCTGAACAACAGCTCCTGCGAACCCACAATAAGGAactgcaggaagaaatcgaagccCTACGGGCCAAACTGGAGGCACAACCGCTGAACGCCCCCGTGAACAGATCCTGGGCGgaagtggctgctggcaacCCTCAGCCAAACCCAGCGAGAACCGTCCCGCGCCCCAGGAAGGAACCCAACTGTGTCCGAATTAGTACCGCACCAaccctcgatcaagatgttGACAATGACCGATTCTCAAGAGCCCTTCCTACTGAAGCAGCGAACACGCACATCAGGACCGCCCTGCTGAACGCAGAGACCACCAAAGAAGTGCAAGTCGCGGGCATTGGTACTACCAAAACGGGGTATGTCATCCGATTCCGGGACACCCAGTCTGCTGAGACAGCCCGGAACAGCaccgagtggctggaggagttgggaaacaacaccaaagtAGTGAAGCCCCGGTTTGGGATCGTGGTTCACCGAGTCCCAACTGAGGACTTTGAActagaaggaaacaagaaacaggGAATCGAGAAGATTATGGCTGAGAATGACCTCCATGACAAGAAATTCCGGGTCGAAGATATtgcatggttgaagaagagggacatgCCTTTAGGGAAATCAGCCTCGATGGGGGTCTGGTTGGACTCACCggaggcagcagaatggATTATAGATAACGGAATATTAGTGGGGCAAAGGTTCATCGGGAGCGTGGAACCCTAccgggtggagaagaagaggtgtcgccgctgccaacaaTTTGGCCACCTAGCCTGGTCATGCAAGGAACGAGTGAAGTGCGGACATTGCGCGGGTCACCACGACCAGCGTCACTGCTTCCCAGGAATAAGACCCAGATGCTCAGACTGCAATGGAGAACACCCAACGGGCGACCGGGCATGTCAGGCATCCCCTAACCCCAGTCCATTCCAATGACGGCAACCCTTCGCATCTTACagttgaacatcatgaaatcgagggcagggatggaagccctcatcaacgaccatcaaagccaaaacCTGGACCTACTTCTGATTCAGGAACCGCCAAAGACAGCATACCACACCCATGTTAACCACAGTGCTTGGCGACTCTACCGACCGACACACCCGGAAATACCGCGgttccgcagcctcctctatGTCAACCGGAGgatctccacatcatcacaccGCCAGATCCACTGCAATCACCCAGACGTGGTAGGCATCAAAATCTGGACTTCAGAACTACAGTACCTGGTATTCTCAATCTACATCCCGCCAATAGCGATGCATGAGCCGTtcgaagccagcagcgcccaggagatactggaggaaatccagaaaattaTCCAAGAACATACAGAGCAGAATAGCCGTACGACAAAACTTATCTTAGCAGGCGACTTTAACCGTCACCACCCTGCATGGAGCCATCGCGCGGTCCATCACCGCTTCGCACAACATGCGGAGGaactgatcaacttctttcaagccCACGAGCTACAGTGGTGCCTGGCTAAAGGCGACATAACATACTGGTCCCTTAATCAACCGGGAAAGACATCAGTTCTCGACCTCACGCTTACCAACGATGTAACACGCTTGATCAAATGCCAACTCTACCACGACCACTATGGGTCAGACCACCGAGGAACATATTCGGAATGGAATCTCCAGGCAGAGCAAACTAGAAAGCCCAAACCGAAAAGGGCGTATGACCGAGCTGACTGGGCCCGAGTAGCTCAAGATATACTAAGACAGATCGACCCACCTGTGAATATTCAGTCGGCCCAGGATCTAGACTACGCGGTCAACAACCTAATCCAGACCACAGTAGCTGCCCTAGACCGACATGTGCCGGTGCAGGCCCCGTGCCCATACTCGAAGCGCTGGTTCACTACGGATCTCAAGGCCCAGCAGATTGAGGTTAACCAGATCCGGCGACGGTGGCAAAACAGATGCGCCCTGCTAGGGCCTAACCACCCAATGACGAAGATACTTTTCGAAGAAATGCGGCAGAAAAGACGAGAGTGGACCAGAGCaattgagaaagcaaaaggtAGACACTGGAAGGAATTTCTTGACAAAGCCGGCGAAGGCCATCTGTGGAAAGCAGCTACTTACACGCGGCCCCGGGATACCTACATGagcatccccaccctcaGAGTAGGCACTGAAGAGGTGACAGATAAccaagggaaagcagaggcattcctgcaagccttcttccccatgatGGCTGAACCCGAGCCAGAGGAACTGGTGAACCCCGCGGAGGAGCTACCATGGGAACCGATTACTGAACAAGAGATCTACCGGTCGCTCAGAGTGGCCAAGGGGACTACAGCCCCTGGTAGAGATGGGATCCCCACGCTTGTCTGGAAACACTTGTGGACCTAccttaaagatattatcacCATGATCTTCACGAAATCAGTGGACCTGGGCCATCACCCCAGACAATGGAGGCAGGCGCGGATTGTCGTGCTGCGGAAACCAGGCAAACCCGATTATTCAGCCCCGGGGGCATACCGACCGATCTCACTGCTCAATACCCTAGGG
It contains:
- a CDS encoding acyl carrier protein (InterPro:IPR036736,IPR009081;~PFAM:PF00550), which codes for MASEVAYMHPAPAVEPLVKDAHAAFTEPFAHDAVRAIISQKISNLILLPETDLDANQLLNEAGMGSMLTAELRMFIHRTFEVDVPFDVLFKKATLNNLTDMIAQDLQASA